Proteins encoded in a region of the Ancylobacter sp. SL191 genome:
- a CDS encoding sigma-70 family RNA polymerase sigma factor has product MNRVFNTWLGDLYRRHHRDLVRFAARLVGDRDGGEEVVQNAYLRLAGRPAQAAVIEHPKTYAFAATRTAAIDFTARRHAEWLYRVDIEEIDALAVTGDPEGALHHRRRIIRLAVLLNELPAACQTAFVMNKLEGRGHREIAGHLGVSVSMVEKHILRALIHCRDLMRDEA; this is encoded by the coding sequence GTGAATCGCGTCTTCAACACATGGCTGGGCGACCTCTACCGGCGCCATCACCGCGATCTCGTCCGCTTCGCCGCCCGGCTGGTGGGCGACCGCGATGGCGGCGAGGAGGTGGTGCAGAACGCCTATCTGCGCCTCGCCGGCCGCCCCGCCCAGGCGGCGGTGATCGAGCATCCCAAGACCTATGCCTTCGCGGCCACCCGCACCGCCGCCATCGACTTTACCGCCCGCCGCCATGCCGAATGGCTCTACCGCGTCGATATCGAGGAGATCGACGCACTGGCCGTGACGGGCGATCCCGAAGGCGCGCTGCATCACCGCCGCCGCATCATCCGGCTGGCCGTGCTGCTCAACGAACTGCCGGCGGCCTGCCAGACCGCCTTCGTCATGAACAAGCTGGAAGGGCGGGGCCATCGCGAGATCGCCGGCCATCTCGGCGTGTCGGTGAGCATGGTGGAGAAGCACATATTGCGCGCGCTCATCCATTGCCGCGACCTGATGCGCGATGAGGCGTGA
- a CDS encoding FecR family protein, translating to MASSDHDRADIALSDEAIEWLVRLHSGRATEADRAAFIHWRQRGEAHEMAAREAEAIWHGLGIAGSTVRRRERQVGRARVTRRLVIGGLSLGAAGLALERSGLIGARLFADHVTGVGERRTLTLADGSTVLMNACTALDVDFGNSERRLSLLDGQALFTVAPDAVRPFIVAAAGGATRAVGTVFDVDMRLDDVVVTVLEGRVSVARDADAQATTLAGADQQVSYSATRLSPARPVDARMATAWRRGKLIVNQRPLAEVVAEIERYRNGTILIANPALGELEVTGVFDLAGADAILDTIEQTLPVRVTRLPLVTIIR from the coding sequence ATGGCCAGCAGCGACCACGACCGGGCGGACATCGCGCTCAGCGACGAGGCCATTGAATGGCTGGTTCGCCTGCATTCCGGCCGGGCCACCGAGGCCGACCGCGCGGCCTTCATCCACTGGCGCCAGCGCGGCGAGGCGCATGAGATGGCGGCGCGCGAGGCGGAGGCGATCTGGCACGGCCTCGGCATTGCCGGCAGCACGGTGCGCCGGCGCGAACGGCAGGTGGGGCGCGCCCGCGTCACCCGCCGGCTGGTGATCGGCGGTCTCAGCCTCGGCGCGGCTGGTCTCGCGCTGGAGCGCTCCGGCCTCATTGGCGCGCGGCTGTTCGCCGACCATGTCACCGGCGTCGGCGAGCGCCGCACGCTCACTTTGGCCGATGGCTCGACCGTGCTGATGAACGCCTGCACCGCGCTCGACGTCGATTTCGGGAACAGCGAGCGGCGGCTCTCACTGCTCGACGGGCAGGCGCTGTTCACCGTCGCGCCCGATGCTGTGCGCCCCTTCATCGTCGCGGCGGCGGGCGGTGCCACGCGGGCGGTGGGGACGGTGTTCGACGTGGACATGCGCCTCGACGATGTCGTCGTCACCGTGCTGGAAGGGCGGGTTTCGGTGGCGCGCGATGCGGACGCGCAGGCGACGACCCTCGCCGGGGCCGACCAGCAGGTGAGCTATTCGGCCACGCGCCTCTCGCCCGCCCGGCCGGTCGATGCGCGGATGGCGACCGCCTGGCGGCGCGGCAAGCTGATCGTCAACCAGCGCCCGCTGGCCGAGGTGGTCGCCGAGATCGAGCGCTACCGTAACGGCACCATCCTCATCGCCAATCCCGCGCTGGGTGAGCTCGAGGTCACCGGCGTGTTCGACCTCGCCGGCGCCGACGCCATCCTCGACACGATCGAGCAGACATTGCCCGTGCGCGTCACCCGCCTGCCGCTGGTGACCATCATCCGCTGA
- a CDS encoding TonB-dependent receptor domain-containing protein — MAGFTGRTGTQRGGILRAHMLRAGLIASTMLMPVPFIGPQAQTATAARVSFDIPAQPLGAALTAFARQTGIKFAYPAALTSGRIAPALRGSFSAEEALARLLGGSGLIYAFTSPTSVTISAPAPAGGDAAAADGTIELGTIDVNAGTSPENRPYETPGSTNYISAADIERFPGLTSGAIFQSTPGVFTGSSNNGGSIDPNIRGLQGMNRVATTIDGSQQATSSYRGYNGVDNRTYIDPDLISGITITKGPDGGVAGAIGGTIAAETLGVADILDPGQTYGARVRAGLTSGLTDPVIGQSGVAESSGDAPGPTNISLALATTSENIDFVAAFVRRKTGNYSAGTNGSLTYDGVDGPQRLSSYGYGQEVYNTSEDVTSVLLKTVLRPTDEQEIKLAYMHYDNVYGEVTPGVVNVDNYMLQMPLNSVSLDQATVHYHYKPVETDLVDIHANAYVSNIDETVNYAAYSTATPVPQNAVNAGISASNTSLFSLASTPLAVTFGGSYRQESGTPVGDLLVDYGNGAIPPDAQAQVASVFGRAKWEPWSWLAVEGELQYINYQSTFLGVESWSYEGEDFATYAGDGVSPSISVTLSPAEGWQVYAQYQTGIRPPSLREVSMTRGEQLFNPDLEAENARNFEVGVNFLRENLFKPGDEAKLKLAYFDNKTYNYIGREYENGRMILFNYDYVQFQGVEFSGGYDAGWGFVDFGINYYTGFNACLDDGECIDYTLQADYLTNQVPPEFTASVTAGLRFWDDRVTVGGRVTYVGERLAELYQGENDTYFFITKAWAPYTVVDLFGQWKINDHLTLDVGVQNLLDAYYVDALNNTDMPAPGRTITVGLTGKLGGEGPLPALTKSFPKPNGPWTGPYVGVNAGFGYGQITGTTTAGDGSANALAASESADQSLEGMIGGFQGGFNYQFANNLVIGIEADFSWMQMQDEDVIYSTETAALMERDAREARIKYQYDWLSTVRARVGYAAGNWMVYGTGGLAFLKETEQRGQYLAAANPASSSSAPTPSSTSLAFTETADNVRTGFSVGAGAEYAFGSNWSLKAEYLYAGFGAEDFLFGNGRGGVSRDYQIRTLCRRGRVTVGCDGIVNGYVYQGFNGAGDDVIGRTASNEANLQLFRIGLNYRF; from the coding sequence ATGGCGGGCTTCACGGGGCGAACGGGGACACAGCGGGGCGGCATTTTGCGCGCCCATATGCTGCGGGCGGGGCTGATCGCTTCCACCATGCTGATGCCGGTGCCCTTCATCGGCCCGCAGGCGCAGACGGCCACGGCCGCGCGGGTGAGCTTCGACATTCCCGCCCAACCGCTCGGCGCCGCGCTCACCGCCTTCGCCCGCCAGACCGGCATCAAATTCGCCTATCCCGCCGCGCTCACCAGCGGGCGCATCGCGCCGGCCCTGCGCGGCAGCTTCTCGGCGGAGGAGGCGCTGGCCCGTCTGCTCGGCGGCAGCGGCCTCATTTACGCCTTCACCAGCCCGACCAGCGTGACCATTTCCGCCCCGGCGCCGGCCGGGGGCGATGCCGCGGCTGCCGACGGCACGATCGAACTCGGCACCATCGACGTGAATGCCGGCACCAGCCCGGAGAACCGGCCCTATGAGACGCCGGGATCGACCAATTACATCTCCGCCGCCGACATCGAGCGTTTTCCCGGCCTGACCTCAGGCGCGATCTTCCAGAGCACGCCCGGCGTTTTCACCGGCTCCAGCAATAATGGTGGCTCGATCGACCCGAATATTCGCGGTCTCCAGGGCATGAACCGCGTCGCCACCACGATTGACGGCTCGCAGCAGGCGACCTCCTCCTATCGCGGCTATAATGGCGTTGATAACCGCACCTATATCGACCCCGACCTGATCTCCGGCATCACCATCACCAAGGGGCCGGATGGCGGCGTCGCCGGTGCCATCGGCGGCACCATCGCGGCGGAAACGCTGGGCGTGGCCGATATTCTCGACCCCGGCCAGACCTATGGCGCCCGCGTGCGCGCCGGCCTGACCTCGGGCCTCACCGACCCGGTGATCGGCCAGTCGGGCGTCGCCGAGAGCAGCGGCGACGCGCCCGGCCCGACCAATATCAGCCTGGCGCTCGCCACCACCTCGGAGAACATCGACTTCGTCGCCGCCTTCGTGCGCCGCAAGACCGGCAATTATTCCGCCGGCACCAACGGCTCGCTGACCTATGACGGCGTCGACGGGCCGCAGCGCCTGTCCAGCTATGGCTATGGGCAGGAGGTCTACAACACCTCGGAGGACGTGACCTCCGTGCTGCTCAAGACCGTGCTGCGCCCGACCGACGAGCAGGAAATCAAGCTCGCCTACATGCATTACGACAATGTCTATGGCGAGGTGACGCCGGGCGTCGTCAATGTTGACAATTACATGCTGCAAATGCCGCTCAACTCGGTCTCGCTCGACCAGGCGACGGTGCATTACCACTACAAGCCAGTCGAGACCGATCTCGTCGACATCCACGCCAACGCCTATGTGTCGAACATCGACGAGACGGTGAACTACGCCGCCTATTCCACCGCGACGCCGGTGCCGCAGAACGCGGTGAATGCCGGCATCTCCGCCTCCAACACCTCGCTGTTCAGCCTGGCCTCTACCCCGCTCGCCGTCACCTTTGGCGGTTCCTACCGGCAGGAGAGCGGCACGCCGGTGGGCGATCTGCTCGTCGATTACGGCAATGGCGCCATCCCGCCGGATGCGCAGGCGCAGGTCGCCAGCGTCTTCGGCCGCGCCAAATGGGAGCCGTGGTCCTGGCTCGCGGTGGAAGGCGAGCTGCAATACATCAACTATCAGAGCACCTTCCTGGGCGTGGAGAGCTGGTCCTATGAGGGGGAGGACTTCGCCACCTATGCCGGCGATGGGGTGAGCCCGTCGATCAGCGTCACCCTCAGCCCGGCGGAGGGCTGGCAGGTCTACGCGCAGTACCAGACCGGCATCCGCCCGCCGAGCCTGCGCGAAGTCAGCATGACCCGCGGCGAGCAGCTGTTCAATCCCGACCTCGAGGCTGAAAACGCCCGCAATTTCGAGGTCGGCGTCAATTTCCTGCGCGAGAATCTGTTCAAGCCGGGCGACGAGGCCAAGCTGAAGCTCGCCTATTTCGACAACAAGACCTACAATTATATCGGCCGGGAATATGAGAACGGCCGGATGATCCTGTTCAATTACGACTATGTGCAGTTTCAGGGCGTCGAATTCTCCGGCGGCTACGATGCCGGCTGGGGTTTTGTCGATTTCGGCATCAACTACTACACCGGCTTCAATGCCTGCCTCGATGACGGGGAGTGCATCGACTACACGCTTCAGGCGGACTATTTGACCAATCAGGTGCCGCCGGAATTCACCGCCTCGGTCACCGCCGGCCTGCGGTTCTGGGATGACCGCGTCACCGTCGGCGGGCGCGTCACCTATGTCGGCGAGCGCCTCGCCGAGCTCTATCAGGGCGAGAACGATACCTACTTCTTCATCACCAAGGCCTGGGCGCCCTATACGGTGGTCGATCTGTTCGGCCAGTGGAAGATCAACGATCATCTCACCCTCGATGTCGGCGTGCAGAACCTGCTCGACGCCTATTATGTCGACGCGCTCAACAACACCGACATGCCCGCGCCGGGCCGCACCATCACTGTCGGCCTCACCGGCAAGCTGGGCGGGGAGGGGCCGCTGCCGGCGCTGACCAAGAGCTTTCCCAAGCCCAACGGCCCGTGGACCGGCCCCTATGTCGGCGTGAATGCCGGCTTCGGCTATGGCCAGATCACCGGCACCACCACGGCGGGCGATGGAAGCGCCAATGCGTTGGCGGCGAGCGAATCCGCCGACCAGAGCCTGGAGGGCATGATCGGTGGCTTCCAGGGCGGCTTCAACTACCAGTTCGCCAATAACCTGGTTATCGGCATCGAGGCGGATTTCTCCTGGATGCAGATGCAGGACGAGGATGTGATCTATTCGACGGAGACCGCCGCGCTCATGGAGCGCGACGCCCGCGAGGCCCGTATCAAGTACCAGTATGACTGGCTCTCCACCGTGCGCGCCCGCGTCGGTTACGCCGCCGGCAACTGGATGGTCTATGGCACGGGCGGTCTGGCCTTCCTGAAGGAGACCGAACAGCGCGGCCAGTATCTCGCCGCCGCCAACCCGGCCTCCAGCTCCTCCGCGCCCACCCCCAGCAGCACCTCACTCGCCTTCACCGAGACGGCGGATAATGTGCGCACCGGCTTCTCCGTCGGCGCCGGCGCCGAATATGCCTTCGGCAGCAACTGGTCGCTGAAGGCGGAGTATCTCTATGCCGGCTTCGGGGCGGAGGACTTCCTGTTCGGCAATGGCCGGGGCGGCGTCAGCCGCGATTACCAGATCCGCACGCTGTGCCGGCGCGGCCGCGTCACCGTTGGCTGCGACGGGATCGTGAACGGCTATGTCTATCAGGGCTTCAACGGCGCGGGCGACGATGTGATCGGCCGCACCGCCTCCAACGAGGCCAATCTCCAGCTCTTCCGCATCGGCCTGAACTATCGGTTCTGA
- a CDS encoding TonB-dependent receptor domain-containing protein yields the protein MQATTTATHHLSHAARQSRCRGRYARRVALLASVALSVVAVAPAARAQGASAGAVATNGALSLDIRAQPLGAALTAFADQAGLRLLFPSSLVAGRTSAALVGRFTREEALARLLGGTGLSYAFTGPDTVRISAPASSDAVAADGSMELGTIDVNAGTNPADLPYETPGSTNYISSAEIERFPPQTAGALFQGTPGVISGGGNNGASIDPNIRGLQGMNRVATTVDGAQQSTSSYRGYSGVDSRTYLDPDLVSGVTITKGPDGAVAGAIGGTIAMETLNVEDLLIPGDAWGVRLRMGVSSNNIEPVIGQKTLGEGDASTEISNGSVAFGSRDENVDFVAAFVRRTTGNYNAGTNGSLTTVDYLGDTVPLSNYGYGEEVYNTSEDATSGLLKVTMRPTDEQEIQIGYLYYGNDFGEVSPSLITAGSGVAQQLPLSSVEVNQATLAYTYRPIENDLIDVKVNAYASMIDETNIYGATRTIAELTQQSQNAGVSAQNTSHLDIVGTPAAVTFGASYAYEDAQPTQPYDFSDISLWAIPADGVREVGSVFGRVKWEPTSWLALAAGLEYLTYDTTFNGTTTYNVPGEDFSAYAGSGISPSASITVTPLEGWQIYAQYQSGIRPLSVREVSQTRSDQIFNPDLEAEQASNWEFGTNLLRQDIFTPGDKARLKLAYFDNTTDNYVGRQFNGSNMFLFNYDFVRFAGYELSGGYDTGRYFVEFGLNYYTDFEACQQDHICTDYTLSADYLTNQIPPRFTASLTAGARFFDERLTVGGRVTYMGERLAEVREDGYYFAWVTKQWEPYTVIDAFAQFKINSNITLDVSVQNLTDAYYVDALNNTDMPAPGRTFMLSLTGTLGGEEKLAPIVFPRLAGTGDWTGLYVGGHFAYGFGEVTGETTTADGSASARAVNESADQSFYGGMWGGQIGYNYQFANNVVLGVEADFSYADMGGSQQQGATEGAMLITRSMLESQTDYAFEWLATLRGRLGYAFDDLMVYGTGGVAFLRENEQRSQYIATTATAALPAGNRTDLAFTDTDVQTRTGFALGAGAEYAINSRWSVKAEYLYTGFGSTDFLFGKARAGVTKSYSTRVQTGCRIVGNRCVATYANVVTPGTSDTVNGRTASNEAELQLFRIGLNYRF from the coding sequence ATGCAGGCCACCACCACCGCGACGCACCACCTCTCTCACGCCGCACGCCAGAGCCGTTGCCGGGGGCGCTACGCGCGTCGCGTCGCGCTGCTCGCCTCGGTCGCTCTGAGTGTCGTGGCCGTCGCCCCCGCCGCCCGCGCGCAGGGTGCCTCTGCCGGGGCCGTTGCGACCAACGGCGCGCTCAGCCTCGATATCCGCGCCCAGCCGCTCGGCGCGGCGCTCACCGCCTTCGCCGATCAGGCGGGGCTGCGCCTGCTGTTTCCCTCCAGCCTCGTTGCCGGGCGCACCAGCGCGGCGCTCGTCGGCCGCTTCACCCGCGAGGAGGCGCTGGCCCGCCTGCTCGGCGGCACCGGGCTCAGCTACGCCTTCACCGGCCCCGACACGGTCCGCATCAGCGCGCCCGCGTCCAGCGACGCGGTCGCGGCCGACGGGTCCATGGAACTCGGCACCATCGACGTGAATGCCGGCACCAATCCGGCCGATCTGCCCTATGAGACGCCGGGCTCGACCAACTACATCTCCAGCGCCGAGATCGAGCGCTTCCCGCCGCAGACCGCCGGCGCCCTGTTCCAGGGCACGCCCGGCGTCATCTCCGGCGGCGGCAATAATGGCGCCTCCATCGACCCGAATATTCGCGGTCTTCAGGGCATGAACCGCGTCGCCACCACGGTTGATGGCGCCCAGCAGTCGACATCGAGCTATCGCGGCTATTCCGGCGTCGACAGCCGTACCTATCTCGACCCGGATCTCGTCAGCGGCGTCACCATCACCAAGGGACCGGACGGCGCCGTCGCCGGCGCCATTGGCGGCACCATCGCCATGGAGACGCTGAATGTGGAGGATCTCCTCATCCCCGGAGATGCCTGGGGCGTGCGCCTGCGCATGGGCGTCAGCAGCAACAATATCGAGCCGGTCATCGGGCAGAAGACCCTCGGTGAGGGTGATGCCAGCACCGAGATCAGCAATGGCAGCGTCGCCTTCGGCAGCCGTGACGAGAATGTCGACTTCGTCGCCGCCTTTGTCCGCCGCACGACCGGCAATTACAACGCCGGCACCAATGGCTCGCTGACCACGGTCGACTATCTCGGCGACACCGTCCCCTTGTCGAATTACGGCTATGGCGAGGAGGTCTACAACACCTCGGAGGACGCCACCTCCGGCCTGCTGAAGGTCACCATGCGGCCGACCGACGAGCAGGAAATCCAGATCGGCTATCTCTATTACGGCAATGATTTCGGCGAGGTGTCCCCCTCGCTGATCACCGCCGGAAGCGGCGTGGCCCAGCAGCTTCCGCTCAGTTCGGTCGAGGTCAATCAGGCGACGCTCGCCTACACCTACCGACCGATTGAGAACGACCTCATCGACGTCAAGGTCAACGCCTATGCCTCGATGATTGACGAGACCAACATATACGGCGCCACGCGGACCATCGCCGAACTGACCCAGCAGTCGCAGAATGCCGGGGTCAGCGCGCAGAACACCTCGCATCTGGACATTGTCGGCACGCCCGCCGCCGTCACCTTCGGCGCCAGCTATGCCTATGAGGATGCGCAGCCGACCCAGCCCTATGATTTCTCCGACATCTCGCTCTGGGCCATTCCCGCCGATGGCGTGCGTGAGGTCGGCTCGGTCTTCGGCCGCGTCAAATGGGAGCCGACCTCTTGGCTCGCTTTGGCAGCAGGGCTCGAATATCTGACCTACGACACGACCTTCAACGGCACGACCACTTACAACGTGCCGGGCGAGGATTTCTCGGCCTATGCCGGCAGCGGCATCAGCCCGAGCGCCAGCATCACCGTGACCCCGCTGGAGGGCTGGCAGATCTATGCCCAGTACCAGAGCGGCATCCGGCCCTTGAGCGTGCGCGAGGTCAGCCAGACCCGCAGCGACCAGATTTTCAACCCCGATCTTGAGGCGGAACAGGCGAGCAACTGGGAGTTCGGCACCAACCTGCTGCGTCAGGACATCTTCACGCCCGGCGACAAGGCGCGCCTGAAGCTCGCCTATTTCGACAACACCACGGATAATTATGTCGGCCGCCAGTTCAATGGCAGCAACATGTTCCTGTTCAATTACGATTTCGTCCGCTTCGCCGGCTACGAACTATCGGGCGGCTACGATACGGGCCGCTATTTCGTCGAATTCGGCCTGAACTACTACACCGATTTCGAGGCCTGCCAGCAGGATCACATCTGCACCGACTATACGCTGTCGGCGGATTATCTGACCAACCAGATTCCCCCGCGCTTCACCGCCTCCCTCACCGCCGGCGCCCGCTTCTTCGACGAGCGGCTGACGGTTGGCGGCCGCGTCACCTATATGGGCGAGCGCCTCGCCGAGGTGCGGGAGGATGGCTACTACTTCGCCTGGGTCACCAAGCAGTGGGAGCCCTACACCGTCATCGACGCCTTCGCGCAGTTCAAGATCAACAGCAACATCACGCTCGATGTCAGCGTCCAGAACCTGACCGACGCCTATTACGTCGACGCCCTCAACAATACTGACATGCCGGCGCCCGGCCGCACCTTCATGCTCTCGCTCACCGGCACGCTGGGCGGGGAGGAGAAGCTCGCGCCGATCGTCTTCCCCCGGCTGGCCGGGACGGGGGACTGGACGGGCCTGTATGTCGGCGGCCATTTCGCCTATGGCTTCGGCGAGGTCACCGGCGAAACCACCACGGCGGACGGCTCGGCGAGTGCGCGCGCCGTCAATGAATCCGCCGACCAGTCCTTCTATGGCGGCATGTGGGGCGGGCAGATCGGCTACAATTACCAGTTCGCCAATAATGTCGTTCTGGGTGTCGAGGCCGACTTCTCCTACGCCGATATGGGCGGCTCGCAGCAGCAGGGCGCCACCGAGGGCGCCATGCTTATCACCCGCTCGATGCTGGAATCGCAGACCGATTACGCCTTTGAATGGCTCGCCACGCTGCGCGGCCGTCTCGGCTACGCCTTTGACGACCTTATGGTCTACGGCACCGGCGGCGTCGCCTTCCTGCGGGAGAACGAGCAGCGCTCGCAATACATCGCCACCACGGCGACCGCGGCGCTTCCGGCCGGCAACCGCACCGATCTCGCCTTTACCGATACGGATGTGCAGACCCGCACCGGCTTTGCCCTCGGCGCGGGCGCCGAATACGCGATCAACAGCCGCTGGTCGGTGAAGGCCGAATATCTCTATACCGGCTTCGGCTCCACGGACTTCCTGTTCGGCAAGGCCCGCGCCGGCGTGACCAAGTCCTATTCCACCCGCGTGCAGACCGGTTGCCGCATTGTCGGCAATCGCTGTGTGGCGACCTACGCCAATGTGGTCACGCCCGGCACCTCCGACACGGTGAATGGCCGCACCGCCTCCAACGAGGCGGAACTGCAGCTGTTCAGGATCGGTCTCAATTACCGGTTCTGA
- a CDS encoding FecR family protein gives MDHPSHPPRALSDEALAFIVRLHSGEAQPADRAAFAAWRGQSADHEAAAREAEQLWGEASDLHQDRRTGLIRPGAAARPRRSGLSRRAMLGGAAGLGIAGAGGAWMAGLLAERPDIATGTGEVRTVTLADRSRVTLNARSALALDFSPTRRGVRLMTGQAFFEVAPDAARPFEVTAGAGRVRALGTAFDIDANRGDGSLAVGVTEHAVEVTGTSTLTLNAGERVEIAGNGRLGPVTLQPADVTLAWRSGLFIAEDRPLADILAALRPYHAGWIIARGEGIEALRVNAVLDLRTPDLSLAALAQGLPIRVIQLSPYLTVVSAS, from the coding sequence ATGGACCACCCTTCCCACCCGCCCCGTGCGCTGTCCGACGAGGCGCTCGCCTTCATCGTGCGGCTGCATTCTGGCGAGGCGCAGCCCGCCGACCGTGCCGCCTTCGCCGCCTGGCGCGGGCAGAGCGCCGATCATGAGGCGGCCGCGCGCGAGGCCGAGCAGCTCTGGGGCGAGGCGTCGGACCTGCATCAGGATCGAAGGACCGGCCTCATCCGCCCCGGTGCCGCCGCCCGCCCGCGCCGCAGCGGCCTGTCGCGCCGGGCGATGCTGGGCGGCGCCGCCGGCCTCGGCATCGCCGGAGCGGGCGGGGCGTGGATGGCGGGCCTCTTGGCCGAGCGCCCGGACATCGCCACCGGCACCGGCGAGGTGCGCACGGTGACGCTGGCCGACCGCTCGCGCGTCACGCTCAACGCCCGCAGCGCGCTCGCCCTGGATTTCTCGCCGACGCGGCGAGGCGTGCGGCTGATGACGGGGCAGGCCTTCTTCGAGGTGGCGCCGGATGCGGCGCGGCCCTTCGAGGTAACGGCGGGCGCGGGCCGCGTGCGTGCTCTCGGCACGGCCTTCGACATCGACGCCAATCGCGGCGACGGCTCGCTCGCGGTCGGCGTGACCGAACATGCGGTCGAGGTGACCGGCACCTCCACCCTGACGCTGAACGCCGGCGAGCGTGTCGAGATCGCCGGCAATGGCCGTCTCGGCCCCGTGACCCTTCAGCCCGCCGACGTCACCCTGGCCTGGCGCTCGGGCCTGTTCATCGCCGAGGACCGCCCGCTTGCCGACATCCTCGCGGCGCTCCGGCCCTATCATGCCGGCTGGATCATTGCGCGCGGGGAGGGGATCGAGGCGCTGAGGGTCAATGCGGTGCTGGACCTGCGCACCCCCGACCTGTCGCTTGCCGCCCTCGCGCAGGGCCTGCCGATCCGCGTGATCCAGCTCTCCCCCTACCTCACCGTCGTCTCGGCGAGCTGA
- a CDS encoding RNA polymerase sigma factor, with product MTTTSSAAPQVQDEIVTAYLRHWRALLAMLRRRVGSQELAEDALQETWLRLSTLSPQTPPIADHRAFILRVAGNIAIDLARREKRHTGGVITDDMVLNAIADTCPSPETIIIDRDQLRFLVLALTKLAPKPRAALLFNRCDGLSHREIAGRLKVSESMVARYLAQALRHCRDFFRDER from the coding sequence ATGACCACCACCAGCTCCGCCGCTCCGCAGGTTCAGGACGAGATCGTGACCGCCTATCTCAGGCACTGGCGGGCGCTGCTTGCCATGCTGCGCCGGCGCGTCGGCTCGCAGGAACTGGCGGAGGATGCGTTGCAGGAGACCTGGCTGCGCCTCTCCACCCTCTCGCCGCAGACCCCGCCCATTGCCGACCACCGCGCCTTCATCCTGCGCGTCGCCGGCAATATCGCCATCGATCTCGCCCGCCGCGAGAAGCGCCACACCGGCGGCGTTATCACCGACGACATGGTGCTGAACGCCATTGCCGACACCTGCCCCTCGCCGGAAACCATCATCATCGACCGCGACCAGCTCCGCTTCCTCGTGCTGGCGCTCACCAAGCTGGCGCCCAAGCCGCGCGCGGCGCTGCTGTTCAACCGCTGCGACGGGCTGAGCCATCGCGAGATCGCCGGGCGGCTCAAGGTCTCCGAGAGCATGGTGGCGCGCTATCTCGCGCAGGCGCTGCGCCATTGCCGCGATTTCTTCCGCGACGAGCGATGA